Proteins from a genomic interval of Streptomyces sp. Tu6071:
- a CDS encoding response regulator, which translates to MTLLTVVVADDERLVRESFAAILDAEEGIQVLTTAGDGAACVEAARRLSPDVVLADVRMPLLDGVEVARALANTPIGVVLITAFDEDTVLRAALRLGASGFLLKDASPALLVEAVRAAARGDALVSPSLTLRLLRGLAPQDPEPTVLSAREQEITEHVAQGRTNQEIGTALGLSLSSVKTYLDRVRTKLGLRNRVEIAAWAWERGLVQAGGRGR; encoded by the coding sequence ATGACCCTCCTGACCGTCGTCGTGGCCGACGACGAGCGCCTCGTGCGTGAGTCCTTCGCCGCGATCCTCGACGCAGAAGAGGGCATCCAGGTCCTGACGACGGCCGGGGACGGGGCCGCGTGTGTCGAGGCGGCGCGGAGGCTGAGCCCCGATGTCGTGCTCGCAGATGTACGGATGCCGCTGCTCGACGGGGTCGAGGTGGCGCGTGCGCTCGCGAACACGCCGATCGGCGTCGTGCTCATCACAGCCTTCGACGAGGACACCGTGCTGCGAGCCGCACTGCGCCTGGGGGCCAGCGGATTCCTCCTCAAGGACGCGAGCCCGGCGCTGCTCGTGGAGGCCGTGCGCGCCGCCGCGCGCGGTGACGCGCTCGTCTCCCCCTCGCTCACCCTGCGCCTGCTGCGCGGGCTGGCCCCCCAGGACCCGGAGCCGACCGTGCTCAGCGCGCGCGAACAGGAGATCACCGAGCACGTCGCCCAGGGCCGCACCAACCAGGAGATCGGCACCGCCCTTGGGCTCTCCCTTTCCTCCGTCAAGACCTACCTCGACCGTGTCCGCACCAAGCTCGGCTTACGTAATCGGGTCGAGATCGCAGCCTGGGCCTGGGAACGGGGGCTCGTGCAGGCAGGGGGCAGAGGACGCTGA
- a CDS encoding SDR family NAD(P)-dependent oxidoreductase: MNAGDLMTTATGVLAGRVALVTGAGQGIGAGIARALADEGADVAVLDLDAGRAEAVAAEVGGLAVRCDVSDAAQVAAAVATIVERFGTVDVLVNNAMAQRPGVPLAELAEEDFALTYRVGPLGSFLLMRACFPYLRASEGGGRIVNFRSGSELDGLAGYGAYVTAKGGIAALTRVAAREWGTYGITVNAISPFVLSERARHWFADRPEELSGLLAKTSLRRAGDAEADVGRAVVFLAGPDAAYITGCTLPVDGGGQFFS; the protein is encoded by the coding sequence ATGAATGCGGGTGATCTCATGACGACGGCGACGGGCGTACTCGCGGGGCGGGTTGCGCTGGTGACAGGAGCGGGTCAGGGTATCGGCGCGGGTATCGCGCGGGCGCTCGCCGACGAGGGCGCGGACGTGGCTGTGCTCGACCTCGACGCAGGGCGGGCTGAGGCGGTCGCGGCGGAGGTGGGCGGACTCGCGGTGCGCTGCGACGTGAGTGACGCCGCACAGGTCGCGGCAGCGGTCGCGACGATTGTCGAGCGCTTCGGCACCGTCGATGTCCTCGTCAACAACGCGATGGCCCAGCGTCCCGGCGTCCCGCTCGCGGAGCTGGCAGAGGAGGACTTCGCACTCACCTATCGCGTGGGCCCCTTGGGTAGTTTCCTGCTCATGCGCGCGTGCTTCCCCTACCTGCGCGCGTCGGAGGGCGGGGGGCGGATCGTCAACTTCCGGTCGGGCTCGGAGCTCGACGGACTCGCGGGCTACGGGGCGTACGTGACCGCCAAGGGCGGCATCGCGGCGCTCACGCGCGTCGCGGCACGCGAGTGGGGCACATACGGCATCACCGTCAACGCGATCTCTCCCTTCGTCCTGAGCGAGCGGGCGCGGCACTGGTTCGCCGATCGCCCCGAGGAGCTGTCCGGTCTGCTGGCGAAGACCTCGCTGCGGCGCGCGGGCGATGCCGAGGCCGATGTCGGCCGCGCGGTCGTCTTCCTCGCTGGCCCGGACGCGGCGTACATCACGGGGTGCACGCTCCCTGTGGACGGTGGCGGACAGTTTTTCAGCTGA